The genomic segment caAAGTATtgcattcactttttttgttgttgtcattttatgAAAAGGTGTTTTTGGGATCTTATGGTATGTCCTGTGGCTCCTGCTGGCATATGGAAGTCCTGCCGAACATCCCACaatcacagaggaggagaagacgTACATCGAGACCGCCATCGGTGAAACAATGCGCCAAATGAGTGTGACTGAGGTGTGTGAGCGTGATGTGCTGCCTGTGTTGGGGTATCACAGTACAATCTTTATTCATTTCACTaaactgctgacacacacacacacacacacacacacacacacacacacacacacatacacacacagcataaataAACACTGACTTCTTTTCCCCCAATCACAGAAATTCAAGACTCCCTGGCGCCGTTTTTTTACCTCCATGCCCGTCTATGCCATCATCGTGGCCAACTTTTGCCGCAGCTGGACCTTCTACCTGCTCCTCATCAGTCAGCCGGCATATTTTGAAGAGGTTTTTGGCTTCCCCATCAGCAAGGTTGGCCTCACAGTTTCGCTACAACTGACAATGACAAATATCCATAAGGAGAGATAATTAATCATGGGACATTATGGCTTCTTGAATGTGTGATCTCCCAACAGGTAGGGTTCCTGTCCGCTGTCCCTCACATGGTGATGACAATTGTAGTTCCTATTGGAGGACAGCTGGCTGACTTCTTACGCAGTAACAAAATCATGTCTACCACGAACGTGAGGAAACTCATGAACTGTGGAGGTACGTCATGGTAAACTTGAAGCAATGCATTTTGTCATTCTTTCTCTTGATATTGGAAACGAAGAGACTCGGTGTTGTAGATGATATAGCTCTTTTGTAACTTAGATTTTGTCTGATTTCAACCATTCTTGCATTAGccagtagtagaagtagtaaaaTATTCATTGTTTCTACTCTAAAGTAACATTATATCATGCAATTTTGAAAATAAGCTCCATATCACTATGCACCATTGCTCTTGAGCTCTGTTAGCTTCAACTACTACTAAAATACTTCTTTTGGTGTGAAAAAAGGAAGCCATATCAAAAGAGATTTAAGAAGATGAAGTCAGATTTCTTTTGCCAGCTATGTCCCTTGCTGaacattttctgtacattttctttaaattaaccCCGGACTAATTTCTTACAGATCCTTggcatacatttaaaaatgtttatcgTGTTGTTTCTTACATGAGCTATTGACTCACATTGACTGGTCCTGCATTTTCACAGGATTTGGTATGGAGGCTACTCTGCTGTTGGTGGTCGGGTTTTCTCACACTCGAGGCATCGCCATCTCCTTCCTAGTTCTGGCTGTAGGGTTCAGTGGATTTGCCATCTCAGGTATTACCACATCTGcaccaaagaaacatttttgtttcacCTGAAATGTAAGATCTTTAGTTTGACTATAGACTAAACGTGAAACATGAGGGTTTTGTTTGAAGCTGTTGAAGCAgttgaaaacactgaaatgcaGTACTACTTCTCCTTTTGGGTGTGATGCAGTATACATGCATTAGCCTTCACACAGGCACTTCTCCTGAATGTTTTATAGATTGTTGTCAAGGCAaccaaaaaatctaaatgtgcGTGCAGATCTAAACCATGTTCActtttacaaaatattaaaatgccaaaaatgtattttgtaattgtGTCACTCTTTACTTATAAGTGAATGCCCTTGTGTGTACTGCGTCTGCAGGTTTTAATGTCAATCATTTGGATATTGCTCCTCGCTATGCCAGCATCCTGATGGGCATTTCTAACGGGGTAGGAACACTATCTGGAATGGTGTGTCCTTTGATTGTCGGAGCCCTGACTAAAAACAAGGTACAACAAGTTGATTTGTAACACTACAGTAACTGTTTTGCATATATGTTAACATACGTACATTGATGAGTTGTTTTACCAGTCATTCATCTTAGATATTTTGTTCTTATCTTGACTGTAACTGAAGATTAATGCTTTGGTCCTTTGATCTGATCTATATTctgttgaaattattttatttatttttacttataaGTGTATAAAACATTACAGGAAACTCAGAAACAGTCCTGTCCTTCACTGAGGTTTTCCCTCCTGGCATGTCAGGATTGTTTATTATcaggtttgttttttggtcAAACACAGAATCACTGTATCTAATGTCGCACCTATAAATGGCTGTTGTTAATAATTTATAGCCCTGTAAAATTTATTATACACATTGCAGTTGTAGTTTTTCCGATGCCATGAGTAAGGCAGTGGATTTATAGCATTACCTCAGTGGAACATAATCAAAAGACAGGAAATTCATTGACTCCATTCATCTCCCCCTAGACTCGTCTGGAATGGCAGAATGTCTTTGTTATTGCGTCCATGGTGCATTACTCAGGGGTCATCTTCTATGCGATCTTTGCTTCGGGAGAGCAGCAGGACTGGGCTAATCCTGAGAACACCAGCGAGGATAAATGTGGCATTATTGATGAGGACGAGCTGGCTGAAGAGTCAGAGCTCAACAGCGAGGCCATGGTGGCTCCCAAAAAGAGTTACGGAACCACAGACAATTCATCTGGTCAAAAACAGGGctggaaaaagaagagaggggtGACCATGCAAGAAGAGGAGGAACATTATGGGAATGGCGACTACCAGGACCGGTACCAGTGAGACGCCCTGTGGGGCAAAGAACTTCCAAAACACTCACTGGTTTGATTTCACACCTGTGGAAATGTCAGAAACATCGGAGCAGTGTCAGaagcagcagcatcatcatATGCACCTCAAGATTTGGTCACTACACCAGTTtaactgtatgtactgtaatgtccacagaaaaacacataacacacaacACTAAAAAAGTCACAAAGCTAAAATCAAACATAATGTTTATTAGAAACCCATTGGAGCAACATTAGAAAGaaacatatacaaatacatgaTATAATCAAAAATAGACAATAGATTTAATCTACACTGacatatgaatatgaatattataATGGAAGCTAAACCACAGACCAACGTTCATGAAGAACATCAGAAACACATATCAACTTTCAAACCTGAGTTTACTTTTCCTGCCGCCTGCGTTGATTGTATTACGTCTGTGCAAGCATACGTCGACTGAACTTTACGTAGCTTACTTGGAACCATGTGAacagtttttgaaatgttttgtgtcagCTATGCAACGTGAAAAGCGACGCGCTTCTGGAATGTAATAATGGGTTTGACACCAGACCACAGTGTTAATGTAACaagcattttgttgttgtttttttgcttgtatgtatttgctgttgctgaATGATTGCACTCTGTCACCACTTAGCTCGCTCTCCTTGTCTGAGCAGGTCTTTGTTCACCATCCGTTTGTTATGCACTTCTTCCAGCATTATGTCGGCTTCATTATATGTAGTGCTCTGCGCTCATAATGGGACGAAATGGATGGTGAGTCCAGTGCTGACGTCACTCCATGAAGCATTTGGTGTAACTCTATTTATTCTTCTGATACATAGAGACCCAGTTTGTTTCTAAAAAATAACATTCTGTAATGTTTCACTTTAATCATAAAAGAGTATAAGAAATCTACACTCACTGTTTATCATTACTgctaaagaagagaaaaatcGATTTTGTACAGTAAATTATTATCTTATTGTTTGAGAGAtcattgatttgatttgcaCTTTATGTGAACACACTGGAGATGTAAAAAACTGCATTTCCATACTGTATTAAGATTGTTTTGAGACATAAAATCCCTCAAGAGCTTCAAGGTTCTGAATTATTGAGTACCTTGCATGAGGTTATTCAACATGTCATGTTACTTTGTGTAttcaaaaaaattataaaaata from the Siniperca chuatsi isolate FFG_IHB_CAS linkage group LG4, ASM2008510v1, whole genome shotgun sequence genome contains:
- the slc17a8 gene encoding vesicular glutamate transporter 3 isoform X1, producing MPFGGLAGLKEQVLKPGKEEVKNTVGDSLGKLQRKIDGSNIEEEDNIELTEHGRPVASAPRSAPLLDCSCGGLPKRYIIAILSGLGFCISFGIRCNLGVAIVEMVNNNTVYINGTPVLQKAQFNWDPETVGLIHGSFFWGYIVTQIPGGFISNKLFANRVFGAAIFLTSVLNMFIPSAARVHYGCVLFVRILQGLVEGVTYPACHGMWSKWAPPLERSRLATTSFCGSYAGAVIAMPLAGVLVQYVGWSSVFYIYGVFGILWYVLWLLLAYGSPAEHPTITEEEKTYIETAIGETMRQMSVTEKFKTPWRRFFTSMPVYAIIVANFCRSWTFYLLLISQPAYFEEVFGFPISKVGFLSAVPHMVMTIVVPIGGQLADFLRSNKIMSTTNVRKLMNCGGFGMEATLLLVVGFSHTRGIAISFLVLAVGFSGFAISGFNVNHLDIAPRYASILMGISNGVGTLSGMVCPLIVGALTKNKTRLEWQNVFVIASMVHYSGVIFYAIFASGEQQDWANPENTSEDKCGIIDEDELAEESELNSEAMVAPKKSYGTTDNSSGQKQGWKKKRGVTMQEEEEHYGNGDYQDRYQ
- the slc17a8 gene encoding vesicular glutamate transporter 3 isoform X3, which codes for MVNNNTVYINGTPVLQKAQFNWDPETVGLIHGSFFWGYIVTQIPGGFISNKLFANRVFGAAIFLTSVLNMFIPSAARVHYGCVLFVRILQGLVEGVTYPACHGMWSKWAPPLERSRLATTSFCGSYAGAVIAMPLAGVLVQYVGWSSVFYIYGVFGILWYVLWLLLAYGSPAEHPTITEEEKTYIETAIGETMRQMSVTEKFKTPWRRFFTSMPVYAIIVANFCRSWTFYLLLISQPAYFEEVFGFPISKVGFLSAVPHMVMTIVVPIGGQLADFLRSNKIMSTTNVRKLMNCGGFGMEATLLLVVGFSHTRGIAISFLVLAVGFSGFAISGFNVNHLDIAPRYASILMGISNGVGTLSGMVCPLIVGALTKNKTRLEWQNVFVIASMVHYSGVIFYAIFASGEQQDWANPENTSEDKCGIIDEDELAEESELNSEAMVAPKKSYGTTDNSSGQKQGWKKKRGVTMQEEEEHYGNGDYQDRYQ
- the slc17a8 gene encoding vesicular glutamate transporter 3 isoform X2, with product MPFGGLAGLKEQVLKPGKEEVKNTVGDSLGKLQRKIDGSNIEEEDNIELTEHGRPVASAPRSAPLLDCSCGGLPKRYIIAILSGLGFCISFGIRCNLGVAIVEMVNNNTVYINGTPVLQKAQFNWDPETVGLIHGSFFWGYIVTQIPGGFISNKLFANRVFGAAIFLTSVLNMFIPSAARVHYGCVLFVRILQGLVEGVTYPACHGMWSKWAPPLERSRLATTSFCGSYAGAVIAMPLAGVLVQYVGWSSVFYIYGVFGILWYVLWLLLAYGSPAEHPTITEEEKTYIETAIGETMRQMSVTEKFKTPWRRFFTSMPVYAIIVANFCRSWTFYLLLISQPAYFEEVFGFPISKVGFLSAVPHMVMTIVVPIGGQLADFLRSNKIMSTTNVRKLMNCGGFGMEATLLLVVGFSHTRGIAISFLVLAVGFSGFAISGFNVNHLDIAPRYASILMGISNGVGTLSGMVCPLIVGALTKNKETQKQSCPSLRFSLLACQDCLLSDSSGMAECLCYCVHGALLRGHLLCDLCFGRAAGLG